The Cystobacter fuscus DSM 2262 genome includes a region encoding these proteins:
- a CDS encoding glycoside hydrolase family 16 protein, which produces MNFLGVMKKQSLGCVLGTVAGLLLSSCGPGELSDAKNSPESTGQVAAELASTISWKGYTWRVTNGGMAGVAPGSPSNVFVDANGYLHLKITKSGSSWTAAELFTTTNLGFGTYRWQIDGAVDKLDKNVVLGLFPYGPAGGIGGDGTNEIDIEYARWGNSAWPNGNWTIYPNSGTKVGSSTFNFTLGSTYTTSTFVWKSSNIAFSFQEGFKANGDTSGLIKSWTYAPTSPTTNIPQRAMPLGMNLWCFGAPPSNGQNVEIVIRDFQFIPQ; this is translated from the coding sequence ATGAACTTCCTCGGTGTCATGAAGAAGCAGTCGTTGGGGTGCGTGTTGGGCACCGTCGCTGGGTTGCTCTTGTCCTCCTGCGGCCCGGGTGAGTTGTCGGACGCGAAGAACAGCCCCGAGTCCACGGGGCAGGTCGCCGCGGAGCTCGCCAGCACGATTTCCTGGAAGGGCTATACGTGGCGGGTCACCAACGGCGGCATGGCCGGCGTTGCTCCCGGCAGCCCCAGCAACGTCTTCGTGGATGCGAATGGCTACCTGCACCTGAAGATCACCAAGTCCGGTAGCTCGTGGACGGCCGCCGAGCTGTTCACGACGACCAATCTCGGCTTTGGCACCTACCGGTGGCAGATCGATGGCGCGGTGGACAAGCTGGACAAGAACGTCGTGCTGGGGCTGTTCCCCTACGGTCCCGCCGGGGGGATCGGCGGGGACGGCACCAACGAGATCGACATCGAGTACGCCCGCTGGGGCAATTCCGCCTGGCCCAATGGCAACTGGACCATCTATCCCAACTCGGGGACGAAGGTCGGATCGAGCACCTTCAACTTCACCCTGGGAAGCACCTACACGACCTCGACCTTCGTCTGGAAGAGCAGCAACATCGCGTTCTCGTTCCAGGAGGGCTTCAAGGCGAACGGGGACACCAGCGGCCTCATCAAGAGCTGGACCTACGCGCCGACGAGCCCCACCACGAACATTCCCCAGCGGGCCATGCCGCTGGGCATGAACCTGTGGTGCTTCGGCGCGCCGCCCTCGAATGGGCAGAACGTGGAGATCGTCATCCGCGACTTCCAGTTCATCCCCCAGTAA